A single region of the Brachypodium distachyon strain Bd21 chromosome 3, Brachypodium_distachyon_v3.0, whole genome shotgun sequence genome encodes:
- the LOC100821211 gene encoding uncharacterized protein LOC100821211 isoform X2: protein MSDERDGKAIHRRGTTPAALEDVNLLQEILQRLPPQPSSLPRAAQVSKLWEGLATDPAFLLRFRTRHQKAPVLGVFEKFGQDLVFTPTLDAPDRISPDRFSLNLGFDRHDSWDVLCCRHGRVLVINRTEAELLVYAPVSGELRSVPVPPDFTDDSYLYPQASGAVVCAAAEEGHVHGACHESPFKVVLVITDYGDLSQAAARVYSSETNMWGDTLSAGQRCRKMISRMPCTLVGNALYWWLLDSTDVMLEFDLEGQNLAVIKRPLLEGIHSGRVRIVRAEDGGVGLAVLSYPTFRLWGRKVSSSGVATWALQKTVNMHKIVGLPSWEKTGKEVIVGYSDDVHAIFISLECNVGTHVFMVNLDTMQSKDIDADLLENSYHPFTNFYPAGFTSIIPDWP from the exons ATGAGCGACGAGCGCGACGGCAAGGCGATCCACCGCCGGGGCAccacgccggcggcgctggaggacGTCAACCTCCTTCAGGAGATCCTCCAACGCCTGCCCCCGCAGCCCTCCTcgctgccccgcgccgcccaaGTCAGCAAGCTCTGGGAAGGCCTCGCCACCGACCcggccttcctcctccgcttccGCACTCGCCACCAGAAGGCCCCAGTCCTCGGCGTCTTCGAGAAGTTCGGCCAAGATCTCGTCTTCACGCCCACCCTCGACGCCCCCGACCGCATCTCCCCGGACCGCTTCTCCCTGAACCTCGGCTTCGACCGGCATGATTCCTGGGACGTCCTCTGCTGCCGCCACGGGCGCGTCCTCGTGATCAACCGcacggaggccgagctcctcgtgtacgcccccgtctccggcgagctccgcaGCGTGCCCGTCCCGCCTGATTTCACCGACGACAGCTACCTTTATCCCCAGGCCAGCGGGGCCGTGGTCTGCGCTGCTGCCGAGGAGGGCCACGTGCACGGGGCCTGCCATGAGAGCCCCTTCAAGGTGGTGCTGGTGATCACCGACTACGGGGACCTCTCGCAGGCGGCCGCACGCGTCTACTCCTCGGAGACGAACATGTGGGGAGACACCCTCTCAGCTGGACAACGATGCCGCAAGATGATCAGCCGTATGCCCTGCACCCTTGTTGGTAACGCCCTTTACTGGTGGCTACTTGACTCTACGGATGTCATGCTCGAGTTTGATCTGGAAGGCCAGAACCTAGCCGTGATCAAGAGGCCTCTCCTTGAAGGCATTCACAGCGGTCGGGTCCGGATCGTCAGGGCAGAGGATGGCGGTGTTGGTCTCGCTGTGTTGTCGTACCCAACCTTCCGTCTGTGGGGCCGCAAGGTCAGCAGTAGTGGTGTTGCCACATGGGCTCTTCAGAAGACAGTTAACATGCATAAGATTGTTGGTCTGCCGTCTTGGGAGAAGACAGGGAAGGAAGTTATAGTGGGGTACTCCGATGATGTGCACGCGAtttttatatcgttggaatGCAATGTGGGCACTCATGTCTTCATGGTTAATCTTGATACAATGCAGTCCAAGGATATTGATGCAGACCTTTTGGAGAATTCCTATCACCCATTCACAAATTTCTATCCTGCCG GCTTTACGTCCATCATCCCGGATTGGCCTTGA
- the LOC100821211 gene encoding uncharacterized protein LOC100821211 isoform X3, whose translation MSDERDGKAIHRRGTTPAALEDVNLLQEILQRLPPQPSSLPRAAQVSKLWEGLATDPAFLLRFRTRHQKAPVLGVFEKFGQDLVFTPTLDAPDRISPDRFSLNLGFDRHDSWDVLCCRHGRVLVINRTEAELLVYAPVSGELRSVPVPPDFTDDSYLYPQASGAVVCAAAEEGHVHGACHESPFKVVLVITDYGDLSQAAARVYSSETNMWGDTLSAGQRCRKMISRMPCTLVGNALYWWLLDSTDVMLEFDLEGQNLAVIKRPLLEGIHSGRVRIVRAEDGGVGLAVLSYPTFRLWGRKVSSSGVATWALQKTVNMHKIVGLPSWEKTGKEVIVGYSDDVHAIFISLECNVGTHVFMVNLDTMQSKDIDADLLENSYHPFTNFYPAGV comes from the exons ATGAGCGACGAGCGCGACGGCAAGGCGATCCACCGCCGGGGCAccacgccggcggcgctggaggacGTCAACCTCCTTCAGGAGATCCTCCAACGCCTGCCCCCGCAGCCCTCCTcgctgccccgcgccgcccaaGTCAGCAAGCTCTGGGAAGGCCTCGCCACCGACCcggccttcctcctccgcttccGCACTCGCCACCAGAAGGCCCCAGTCCTCGGCGTCTTCGAGAAGTTCGGCCAAGATCTCGTCTTCACGCCCACCCTCGACGCCCCCGACCGCATCTCCCCGGACCGCTTCTCCCTGAACCTCGGCTTCGACCGGCATGATTCCTGGGACGTCCTCTGCTGCCGCCACGGGCGCGTCCTCGTGATCAACCGcacggaggccgagctcctcgtgtacgcccccgtctccggcgagctccgcaGCGTGCCCGTCCCGCCTGATTTCACCGACGACAGCTACCTTTATCCCCAGGCCAGCGGGGCCGTGGTCTGCGCTGCTGCCGAGGAGGGCCACGTGCACGGGGCCTGCCATGAGAGCCCCTTCAAGGTGGTGCTGGTGATCACCGACTACGGGGACCTCTCGCAGGCGGCCGCACGCGTCTACTCCTCGGAGACGAACATGTGGGGAGACACCCTCTCAGCTGGACAACGATGCCGCAAGATGATCAGCCGTATGCCCTGCACCCTTGTTGGTAACGCCCTTTACTGGTGGCTACTTGACTCTACGGATGTCATGCTCGAGTTTGATCTGGAAGGCCAGAACCTAGCCGTGATCAAGAGGCCTCTCCTTGAAGGCATTCACAGCGGTCGGGTCCGGATCGTCAGGGCAGAGGATGGCGGTGTTGGTCTCGCTGTGTTGTCGTACCCAACCTTCCGTCTGTGGGGCCGCAAGGTCAGCAGTAGTGGTGTTGCCACATGGGCTCTTCAGAAGACAGTTAACATGCATAAGATTGTTGGTCTGCCGTCTTGGGAGAAGACAGGGAAGGAAGTTATAGTGGGGTACTCCGATGATGTGCACGCGAtttttatatcgttggaatGCAATGTGGGCACTCATGTCTTCATGGTTAATCTTGATACAATGCAGTCCAAGGATATTGATGCAGACCTTTTGGAGAATTCCTATCACCCATTCACAAATTTCTATCCTGCCG GAGTGTGA
- the LOC104583904 gene encoding uncharacterized protein LOC104583904, with the protein MGEETRRRRRSISPAALPDDDDLLGEILLRLPATPSSLPRASLVCKRWRRLATDAGFLRRFRVRHRKDAPLLGVFFEQRVAGMGRRKDLPFVPVLDAPDRIPPARFSLRLDDDDLDGGAAGSWSVLGCRHGRVLVINRARLELLVFDPVAGDRRRVGIAPPPFVGKAFHANAAVLCDEDDHGGHGRSGSAFKVVFVATSDKGGEKALARVYSSETGQWGDPVSAAEPCVGHVGRRPGTLAGNALYWWLNASADDNGILQFDLGTQRLAVIKRPPFTGIHKGCSRIIRAEDGTGVGFAVLSYPSFQTWDRKVDCLGVASWQLRKTVNMHKVLGLPSMIEAGMARIVGYDEDAGVILVSVCTRVYSRVFVVPLESMQSRKLPGSFSENAYHPFTSFYTGTVVKSAPATEHLTEQPLSH; encoded by the exons ATgggcgaggagacgcgccgccgccgccgcagcatttcgccggcggcgctgccggacgacgacgacctgcTCGGCgagatcctcctccgcctgcccgcgACGCCCTCCTCGCTACCGCGCGCCTCCCTCGTTTGCAAGCGCTGGCGCCGCCTGGCCACCGACGCGGgcttcctccgccgcttccgcGTCCGCCACCGGAAGGACGCCCCCctcctcggcgtcttcttcgaGCAGCGCGTGGcggggatggggaggaggaaggatcTCCCGTTCGTCCCCGTCCTCGACGCCCCCGACCGCATCCCTCCCGCCCGCTTCTCCCTGcggctcgacgacgacgacctagacggcggcgcggcgggttCCTGGAGCGTCCTCGGGTGCCGCCACGGGCGCGTGCTCGTGATCAACCGGGCGCGGCTCGAGCTCCTCGTGTTCGACCCTgtcgccggcgaccgccgccgcgtgggcatcgccccgccgccgttcgTCGGCAAGGCGTTCCACGCCAACGCAGCCGTGCTCTGCGACGAAGACGACcatggcggccatggccgttCCGGCAGCGCCTTCAAGGTGGTCTTCGTGGCCACCTCGGACAAAGGCGGGGAGAAAGCCCTCGCCCGTGTCTACTCCTCGGAGACCGGCCAGTGGGGGGACCCCGTCTCCGCAGCGGAGCCATGCGTCGGCCATGTCGGCCGCCGCCCTGGCACGCTTGCCGGCAATGCGCTCTACTGGTGGCTGAACGCGTCTGCGGATGACAATGGCATACTCCAGTTTGATTTGGGCACCCAGAGGCTGGCTGTGATCAAGAGGCCCCCCTTCACAGGCATTCACAAGGGTTGCAGCCGGATCATCCGGGCAGAGGACGGTACTGGCGTTGGCTTCGCCGTGTTGTCGTACCCGAGCTTCCAGACGTGGGACCGCAAGGTCGATTGTCTCGGTGTTGCCTCATGGCAGCTGCGGAAGACTGTTAACATGCACAAGGTCCTTGGCCTGCCGTCTATGATCGAGGCAGGGATGGCACGTATAGTGGGGTACGACGAGGATGCCGGTGTGATTCTTGTATCGGTGTGCACACGTGTCTACAGCCGTGTCTTCGTCGTTCCACTCGAGTCAATGCAGTCCAGGAAACTCCCTGGAAGCTTTTCGGAGAATGCCTATCATCCGTTCACAAGTTTCTATACTG GTACTGTTGTGAAGTCTGCTCCAGCCACTGAGCATTTGACCGAGCAGCCATTGAGCCACTGA
- the LOC100831744 gene encoding uncharacterized protein LOC100831744 gives MTGKKKQPAPLLVLLAILLITTLEMVPEIAAAGNEKLCDVLSPRCGGMCYVSKCSSCCKNHGLSDGHCRLNHGIVCYCCRGPNSGEQQRMLKVIPASPPPPRRPLLHA, from the exons ATGACgggcaagaagaagcagcCTGCCCCATTGCTGGTCCTCCTGGCCATCCTTCTCATCACAACAT TAGAGATGGTGCCggagatcgccgccgccggcaacgaGAAGCTGTGCGACGTCCTGTCGCCGCGGTGCGGCGGCATGTGCTACGTGTCCAAGTGCTCGAGCTGCTGCAAGAACCACGGCTTAAGCGATGGCCACTGCAGGTTGAATCATGGCATAGTCTGCTACTGCTGCCGTGGccccaactccggcgaacaGCAGCGCATGCTCAAGGTGATtccggcgtcgccgccgccgcctcgccgccctctTCTTCATGCATGA
- the LOC100821211 gene encoding uncharacterized protein LOC100821211 isoform X1, with translation MSDERDGKAIHRRGTTPAALEDVNLLQEILQRLPPQPSSLPRAAQVSKLWEGLATDPAFLLRFRTRHQKAPVLGVFEKFGQDLVFTPTLDAPDRISPDRFSLNLGFDRHDSWDVLCCRHGRVLVINRTEAELLVYAPVSGELRSVPVPPDFTDDSYLYPQASGAVVCAAAEEGHVHGACHESPFKVVLVITDYGDLSQAAARVYSSETNMWGDTLSAGQRCRKMISRMPCTLVGNALYWWLLDSTDVMLEFDLEGQNLAVIKRPLLEGIHSGRVRIVRAEDGGVGLAVLSYPTFRLWGRKVSSSGVATWALQKTVNMHKIVGLPSWEKTGKEVIVGYSDDVHAIFISLECNVGTHVFMVNLDTMQSKDIDADLLENSYHPFTNFYPAGWWRATCHWALATVGPA, from the exons ATGAGCGACGAGCGCGACGGCAAGGCGATCCACCGCCGGGGCAccacgccggcggcgctggaggacGTCAACCTCCTTCAGGAGATCCTCCAACGCCTGCCCCCGCAGCCCTCCTcgctgccccgcgccgcccaaGTCAGCAAGCTCTGGGAAGGCCTCGCCACCGACCcggccttcctcctccgcttccGCACTCGCCACCAGAAGGCCCCAGTCCTCGGCGTCTTCGAGAAGTTCGGCCAAGATCTCGTCTTCACGCCCACCCTCGACGCCCCCGACCGCATCTCCCCGGACCGCTTCTCCCTGAACCTCGGCTTCGACCGGCATGATTCCTGGGACGTCCTCTGCTGCCGCCACGGGCGCGTCCTCGTGATCAACCGcacggaggccgagctcctcgtgtacgcccccgtctccggcgagctccgcaGCGTGCCCGTCCCGCCTGATTTCACCGACGACAGCTACCTTTATCCCCAGGCCAGCGGGGCCGTGGTCTGCGCTGCTGCCGAGGAGGGCCACGTGCACGGGGCCTGCCATGAGAGCCCCTTCAAGGTGGTGCTGGTGATCACCGACTACGGGGACCTCTCGCAGGCGGCCGCACGCGTCTACTCCTCGGAGACGAACATGTGGGGAGACACCCTCTCAGCTGGACAACGATGCCGCAAGATGATCAGCCGTATGCCCTGCACCCTTGTTGGTAACGCCCTTTACTGGTGGCTACTTGACTCTACGGATGTCATGCTCGAGTTTGATCTGGAAGGCCAGAACCTAGCCGTGATCAAGAGGCCTCTCCTTGAAGGCATTCACAGCGGTCGGGTCCGGATCGTCAGGGCAGAGGATGGCGGTGTTGGTCTCGCTGTGTTGTCGTACCCAACCTTCCGTCTGTGGGGCCGCAAGGTCAGCAGTAGTGGTGTTGCCACATGGGCTCTTCAGAAGACAGTTAACATGCATAAGATTGTTGGTCTGCCGTCTTGGGAGAAGACAGGGAAGGAAGTTATAGTGGGGTACTCCGATGATGTGCACGCGAtttttatatcgttggaatGCAATGTGGGCACTCATGTCTTCATGGTTAATCTTGATACAATGCAGTCCAAGGATATTGATGCAGACCTTTTGGAGAATTCCTATCACCCATTCACAAATTTCTATCCTGCCG GTTGGTGGAGAGCTACCTGCCACTGGGCCCTAGCTACTGTTGGGCCCGCATGA